A single genomic interval of Oncorhynchus gorbuscha isolate QuinsamMale2020 ecotype Even-year linkage group LG25, OgorEven_v1.0, whole genome shotgun sequence harbors:
- the rpgrip1 gene encoding LOW QUALITY PROTEIN: protein fantom (The sequence of the model RefSeq protein was modified relative to this genomic sequence to represent the inferred CDS: deleted 3 bases in 2 codons) has protein sequence MSLTVDETAGDLPVRDVGLMRGGLMPTVPDSVRDGRSWKKPQVLKLKGQTKPGTHRSKPGTHRSKGQYRQRVFQVPREQLEDQCFRLQEENNLLRQHTRTQEQRLRRMSTKLMRLREGRPGEAGTRVREGDMEDMIQELEARVATLESQKGALQSKLSMARQHIMDLGPGRSYHRHRGRGMDGQGGVTRAAQTAPPHYGLSLEDTRGETEKFRSSVIQTQKVRVTELEQAAQSLRDTLGEKEREIEDSMKEMRRQQANGHRITIKDNVDVIRLQKHLSDKSAALRVSQEKFNVLQEAYEAQMEEVGQRSLKESQGALLEKVEELSEQLKQERQRALTLEGQLTAATLSMQALEEFQERVSDLEGEKNLLKDSYDTLLESTLSAHCHVEEKVDREREREKDREREKEEIWRMDIKRLEEILRVEREERGRLEEEKERLQLDKERIEEQQGRERESVESIRGKHDRMEQEVLQHRQEVTSLQERLDSVTKEFDMSVEDLSETLIQIKTFRLQQEGREGLRFLGIDGKVEDSSRELRDLQASQAETVLELQKTRDLLLLQHRINNDLQAELNTMIERAEREWEETKRRVAEKDKLLGRRALQINTLQAQLKELAYSPRNYKRSIPLQYTWPGWDQEVVQPIEDDTTFSQLRAGGVPFGDPPQGGSFHPEGLRTMGGARKGAGSKDEAVVTFCTYALLDFEMHSTPLVSGGQPNYGFTSKYPLSARDLGRLGGGGRGAGGAAPGIGRGAFCDPRGGAQVPLVGAVERRGEQVSGRVNIAGSEGDVIGILDFWVRLFPPAEPVDTLIERGVDRMTERGADRRIERGAGRMTERGADRWIERGADRMTDRLMDRRTISPQRQWSPIWAQRGLGLEDSLREQELFDYGRGIPNELEVVLEHCVGLSARWPELLPDSYLMYRLYDLPPHASPTIPCSADPLFNDTVSYPLAVTTDVLEYLRGCSLWVYVFDDNDDQTPPAYLAKTPIPLRPLAAGRSIRGDYVLRDTGGGRRGMVRVFIRWIYPFQPPEGSTQRDKEMDRMERAMERRSERAEELPRPIAKPRVKSKAVEPRVDRPAAHKETSIQPKPRPPPIKLRLPQPNAQSERATPVTSPEPSVATPLQSPVRKRATPLRSPATLLTPGTSQATPSQSPTRKQATPLRLPEVRGQRSPVSELTPSRPDSAHSTRSSASDDKSYFKDTPPLEQVSMEEEEEEEEQEEKSDEAQVDREVMESRESRTSNRSDVLIIPPSSRRIRKGDKLRVEILSLSFEPTSRVALDESVQRVYVEYRLLGVPMETTETPMSLRKPSEGEEIHYNFTRVIYVDGSEAAPLRQYLYTMLEGTDPNQGRLKFTVVNEPMDDDDDEECTDVGHAFLDLQELLLTGNDITERQIDIVSVDVEKEVMGKLKVSLEAAKTLTGIYWDCRQKRDQETKKDEENDEKEEEKETLKKEGEIQVIDYDIDDDDSDFY, from the exons ATGTCTCTGACAGTGGACGAGACAGCCGGAGATCTACCAGTGAGGGACGTAGGGCTGATGAGAGGAGGGCTGATGCCCACCGTACCAG ACTCTGTGAGAGACGGAAGGTCATGGAAGAAACCACAGGTGCTCAAGTTAAAAGGTCAAACAAAACCAGGAACTCACAGATCAAAACCAGGAACTCACAGATCAAAAGGACAAT aCCGCCAGAGGGTGTTCCAGGTGCCCAGGGAGCAGCTGGAGGACCAGTGTTTCCGTCTGCAAGAGGAGAACAACCTACTGAgacagcacacacgcacacaggaacAGAGGCTACGCCG gatGTCCACCAAGTTGATGCGTCTAAGGGAGGGGCGTCCGGGTGAGGCCGGTACCAGGGTCAGGGAGGGGGACATGGAGGACATGATCCAGGAGCTGGAGGCGCGTGTGGCCACCTTGGAGAGCCAGAAGGGGGCACTGCAGAGCAAACTCAGCATGGCCAGGCAGCACATCATGGACCTGGGGCCTGGCCGGAGTTACCACAGACACAGAG GGCGGGGAATGGATGGGCAGGGAGGAGTCACACGAGCAGCACAGACAGCTCCGCCCCACTACGGCCTCAGCCTGGAGGacaccagaggagagacagagaaatt CAGGTCCAGTGTGATCCAGACCCAGAAGGTGAGGGTGACAGAGCTGGAGCAGGCTGCCCAGTCCCTGAGAGACACacttggggagaaagagagagagatagaggacagtaTGAAAGAGATGAGGAGACAACAGGCCAACGGACACAG GATCACTATAAAGGACAATGTGGACGTGATCCGCCTGCAGAAGCATCTGTCAGACAAGAGCGCTGCCCTGCGTGTCAGCCAGGAGAAGTTCAACGTGTTGCAAGAG GCTTATGAAGCTCAAATGGAAGAGGTA GGTCAGAGGTCACTGAAGGAGAGCCAGGGGGCATTGCTGGAGAAGGTAGAGGAGCTGAGTGAACAGctgaaacaagagagacagagagcgctgACACTGGAGGGACAGCTCACCGCTGCCACTCTTTCCATGCAAGCCCTCGAGGAG TTCCAAGAGAGAGTGTCAGAcctggaaggagagaagaacCTACTGAAGGACAGCTATGATACACTCCTGGAGAG cactTTATCTGCCCACTGTCatgtggaggagaaggtggatagagagagagagcgggaaaaagatagggagagagagaaagaggagatctGGAGGATGGACATAAAACGGCTCGAGGAGATTCTGCGAGTGGAGAGGGAGGAACGAGGGAGGCtggaagaggagaaagaaaggtTGCAACTGGacaaagagaggatagaggaacaacaggggagggagagag AGTCCGTTGAGTCGATTAGAGGAAAACATGATCGAATGGAACAGGAAgttctacagcacagacaagaaGTGACATCACTGCAGGAGAGACTGGACTCAGTCACAAAG GAGTTTGACATGAGTGTTGAGGACCTCAGTGAAACCTTGATACAGATTAAG ACATTTAGGTTACAGCAGGAGGGCCGTGAGGGTCTGCGGTTCCTCGGGATTGATGGGAAGGTGGAGGACTCATCGAGAGAGCTGAGGGACCTCCAGGCATCCCAAGCAGAGACTGTGTTAGAATTACAGAAGACCAGAGACTTACTGTTACTGCAGCACCGCATCAATAATGATTTGCAG GCTGAGTTGAACACAAtgatagagagagcagaaagagagtgggaggagaccAAGAGGAGGGTAGCGGAGAAAGATAAACTACTTGGAAGAAGAGCCTTGCAGATCAACACTTTACAAG CGCAGCTGAAGGAGTTAGCCTACAGCCCTAGGAACTACAAACGGAGCATACCACTACAGTACACCTGGCCGGGGTGGGACCAGGAAGTGGTACAGCCCATTGAAGATGACACCACTTTCTCTCAATTACGAGCGGGGGGAGTCCCTTTTGGAGATCCACCTCAGGGGGGCAGCTTTCAC CCTGAAGGGCTACGGACCATGGGGGGCGCCCGGAAAGGGGCGGGATCAAAAGATGAAGCGGTCGTGACCTTTTGCACTTACGCCCTCCTGGACTTTGAAATGCACTCCACACCCCTGGTTTCGGGAGGGCAGCCCAACTACGGGTTCACATCGAAGTACCCTCTCTCTGCTCGTGATTTGGGGAGGCTGGGGGGT GGGGGGAGGGGTGCTGGTGGAGCTGCACCAGGCATTGGGAGGGGTGCGTTTTGTGACCCGAGGGGGGGGGCGCAGGTGCCACTGGTTGGagcggtagagaggagaggggagcaggtgAGCGGACGAGTCAACATCGCAG GCTCGGAGGGAGATGTCATAGGGATCCTGGACTTCTGGGTGCGTCTCTTCCCTCCTGCGGAGCCCGTGGACACactgatagagagaggagtggacagaatgacagagagaggagcagacagacggatagagagaggagcaggccgaatgacagagagaggagcagacagatggatagagagaggagcagacaggatgacagacagactgatggacaGAAGGACCATCAGTCCACAGAGACAGTGGAGCCCCATCTGGGCCCAGAGAGGTCTAGGCTTGGAGGACAGTCTGCGTGAG CAGGAACTATTTGACTATGGCAGAGGTATACCCAACGAGCTGGAGGTGGTGCTAGAGCATTGCGTGGGTCTAAGCGCCCGCTGGCCGGAACTACTTCCGGACTCCTACCTCATGTACCGTCTCTACGACCTGCCGCCTCACGCCTCCCCCACAATACCGTGCAGCGCCGACCCACTGTTCAACGACACGGTCAGCTACCCTCTGGCCGTGACCACTGACGTTCTGGAGTACCTAAGAGGGTGCAGTCTCTGGGTCTATGTGTTCGATGACAATGATGATCAGACTCCACCTGCTTACCTGGCCAAGACACCCATACCACTCCGCCCGCTGGCAGCAGGACGATCTATCAGAG GTGACTATGTTCTGAGGGACACGGGTGGCGGCCGGCGGGGGATGGTCCGCGTGTTCATACGATGGATTTACCCCTTCCAACCACCAGAGGGCAGCACCCAAAGAGACAAGGAGatggacaggatggagagagcgatggagaggaggagcgagagagcagaggaaCTGCCGAGGCCTATTGCCAAGCCTAGGGTGAAG TCAAAGGCTGTTGAGCCCAGAGTGGACAGACCTGCTGCACATAAAGAGACCAGCATTCAG CCCAAGCCCCGTCCTCCACCAATCAAGCTGCGATTACCCCAACCCAACGCCCAATCAGAGCGAGCCACACCTGTGACGTCCCCGGAACCCAGTGTCGCCACACCCCTCCAATCTCCAGTGAGAAAACGGGCCACGCCTCTTAGATCACCTGCCACACTCTTGACACCTGGGACGAGTCAAGCCACGCCCTCCCAGTCGCCCACCAGGAAGCAGGCCACCCCTCTGAGGCTAcctgaggtcagaggtcagcgtTCGCCTGTGTCAGAGTTGACCCCATCTCGACCTGACTCGGCTCATTCCACCAGGAGTTCCGCCAGTGATGATAAGAGTTATTTTAAG gACACCCCCCCACTGGAACAGGTGTCtatggaagaggaggaagaggaggaggagcaggaggagaaaaGTGACGAAG CCCAAGTGGATCGTGAGGTCATGGAATCCAGAGAATCAAGGACCTCCAACCGTAGTGACGTCCTCATTATTCCTCCATCTTCAAGGAGAATCAGAAAG GGAGACAAGTTGAGAGtggagattctctctctctcttttgagcCCACCTCCCGAGTGGCTCTCGATGAGTCAGTGCAGCGTGTCTATGTAGAGTACCGCCTCCTGGGAGTTCCCATGGAAACCACAGAGACACCCATGTCACTCCGTAAACCATCGGAAGGGGAGGAGATACATTACAACTTCAcacgag TCATCTATGTGGATGGCTCTGAGGCAGCCCCACTAAGACAGTACCTGTACACCATGCTGGAGGGAACTGACCCAAACCAgggcag GTTGAAGTTCACAGTGGTCAACGAGCCAAtggatgatgacgatgatgaggaGTGTACCGATGTTGGCCACGCTTTCCTGGACTTACAGGAACTGCTGCTAACAGGAAATGACATCACCGAGCGGCAGATCGACA TTGTCAGTGTGGATGTAGAGAAAGAGGTGATGGGAAAACTCAAAGTCTCTCTGGAAGCAGCAAAGACTTTGACTGGGATATACTGGGACTGTCGCCAGAAGAGAGATCAAGAGACCAAGAAGGATGAAGAGAATGacgagaaggaggaagagaaggaaacaTTGAAGAAAGAAGGCGAAATACAAGTGATAGATTATGACATTGATGATGATGACAGTGACTTTTACTAA